The DNA segment CGGAAGTTACCTAATCTGGAACGGCGAGCCGACGAGTGCAAATATTGATATTACTGCGATTTACGAAGTTGAAACAGCGCCGATTGATTTATTAGGTGATCAACTTGGAGCAACAAGTGCAGCAGTTCGCAACACCTATAAGCAGAAAATACCTTTTCAAACCTTGCTTAAAATGGAAGGTGAATTATTAAAACCTGAAATTAGCTTTGATATTTTATTGCCATCAGGAAATTACAATGTTGCAAGTGATATCATAACTGCGTCACAAACAAAATTGGAACAACTAAGACAACAGCCTTCTGAATTAAATAAACAGGTATTTGCATTACTACTGCTAAATAGATTTATTGGCGAAAATCCATTTTCTAGTGAAGCTGGTGGGGCAAGTGCCGAATCATTTGCTAGACAATCTGTAAGTAAGATATTATCTCAACAGTTAAATGATTTGGCAGGAGATCTTATCAAAGGTGTACAACTTGATTTTGATTTGGATTCAACAGAAGATTACAGTTCTGGTCAGATGGAGAATAGAACAGATTTGAATGTAAATCTTTCAAAACAATTATTAAATGACAGACTTACGGTTACGGTAGGAAGTTCGTTTGGTCTGGAAGGAGAGCAACGTGAAAATCAGGAAGCAAATAATATTGCAGGAGATTTGTCTGCAGCATACAGCCTAACATCTGATGGACGATATAAAGTGAGAGCTTACCGCAAAAATGAATATCAGATGGCTCTTCAGGGTCAAGTTATCGAGACTGGAGTTGCATTTGTAGTTACTATGGACTATAATAAATTTCGCGAGCTTTTTCATAGATCACAAGAGGAGAAAGATCTTTTGGCTAGAGATAGAAAGCGCAAAGAAGAACAGAAAGAACGCGAGGCAAAAAAAAAGAAAGAAGAATTTGAAGAAGAAAAAGATAAAAATAATGAAGAGTAGTTATATTCCTTACTGTCTACTTTCTATAGCTCTCATAGTAGCTTCTTGTAGCAATACTAAGTACTTAAAAGAAGGGGAGCTACTCTATGTAGGTGGCAAAGTTAAAGTTGAAGATAGTATTATTAAGAAAAGTGAACGCAAAGCTCTGCAAAATGAATTAAAAACTTTGTTGCGACCAAAACCCAATTCCTCCATTTTAGGATTACGTCCAAAGTTGCTAATTTACAATCTTGCCGGCGAGCCTAAAAAAGAGAAGGGAATTCAATATTGGCTACGCAATAAGGTAGGCGAAGCGCCAGTACTCTTTAGCGATGTAAATCTCGAGTACAATTCGGATGTACTGCAAAGCAATGTCGAGAATAGAGGATATTTTAAGGCTAGAACCTCGGCAGACTCTACAAGACGAGGAAAGAGAGCTACTGCTGAGTATACTGTACAACCTCGAAAGCAGTATAAAATACGTGAAATTAACTTTCCGCAAGACTCTACCGAATTGGCTTCGGCAATTAGACGAACTAAAAAAGGATCAATTTTAAAAACTGATCAACCTTATAATTTGGAAAACATCAAAGCCGAACGCGAGCGAATTAATGACAGATTAAAACAGCGAGGTTTTTATTATTTTAATCCTGATTATATATTAGCAAAAGTTGATAGTACTGTTGGTAAGTATCAAGTTGATATTAATTTAACAATCAAAGAAGAAACGCCTAAAAACGCTACCAACATCTACAAGATTAATGACGTAGTTGTATATCCAAATTACACTTTATCAACAGACACAATTAGATTTAGTGCATCTGATGCGATCACTCATAATGACATAACTATTATTGATTCGGCAAAAACATTTGATCCTAGAATTTTTGATCGAACTTTATATTTTAAAAAAGGAGACATTTATAATAGAAGAGACCATAATTTATCGTTAAATCGGTTAGTAAATATGGGAACTTTTAAATTTGTGAAAAACGAATTCAAGCTCGCTGATTCGGAAGAGCACTTACTCGACACTTATTATTATCTAACCCTACTTCCTAAAAAGTCAATCAGAGCCGAAATCCTCGGTAAGACCAACTCTGCCAACTACGCAGGTACAGAATTGAATGTCAATTGGAGCAATCGCAACACTTTTAGAGGTGCTGAGCTACTCACAATTTCGACCTCTGGCGGACTAGAAATGCAAGTTTCTGGTCAAAATAAAGGGTATAATGTTTATAGAATTGGTGGTGAGGCAAACTTAGTTTGGCCACGATTTATTGCACCTTTCAAAATACATTCTGCTAGTGGCTATGTTCCACGTACAAAGGCAACAATAGGCTACGAATATCAAAATAGACAGAAATTATATTCTTTAAATTCATTTAAAGGTTCATTTGGATATCAATGGAAAGAGAATTTACGTAAAGAGCATGAGCTGATTGTAGCAAATGTCAATTATGTAAGTCCAACTAACGTTTCTGAATTGTATTTAAATCAAGCCGATTCTATTCCAGGACTTTTAAAGGTGATTGAAAAGCAATTAATCTTTGGACCAACCTACTCCTACACGTATACCAATACGATGGAAAAAAGAAAGAAGCACACTTTTTATTATAAAGGAGGCATTGAGTTGGCAGGAAATGTTGCTGGACTTATTTCTGGTTCTAATGTAAAGAAAGGCGATACTACTACTGTTTTTGGGGTTCCTTTTAGTCAATTTGTAAAAGTTGATAGCGATTTTCGTCACTATTTAAAATTGAGTAACAATTCGCAATTAGTGAGTAGAGTTATGGTCGGGGCCGGATATGCGTACGGAAATTCAGGCGAACTTCCATTTATTAGACAATTCTTTAATGGTGGTACCAACAGCATTAGAGCATTTAGAGCAAGATCAATTGGTCCAGGTACATTTGATCCAAATAAGGATGATAGTCCCTTCCTGCCAGATCAGTCTGGAGATTTAAAGTTGGAAATGAATATAGAATATCGTGCAAAACTCTTTAGCGTAGTGCATGGCGCAGTTTTCGTAGATGCTGGAAATATTTGGTTGCTAAATAAAGACGAAAATAAACCTGGTGCTGAAATTACTAAAGATTTTATGAATCAACTCGCGGTAGGTACAGGTGTAGGATTGCGTTTTGATTTATCCTTTTTAATCCTGAGAACCGACTTGGCTTTTCCACTAAGAAAGCCCTATTTGGCCGAGGGAGATCGCT comes from the Flavobacterium ardleyense genome and includes:
- the tamL gene encoding translocation and assembly module lipoprotein TamL, whose protein sequence is MKSSYIPYCLLSIALIVASCSNTKYLKEGELLYVGGKVKVEDSIIKKSERKALQNELKTLLRPKPNSSILGLRPKLLIYNLAGEPKKEKGIQYWLRNKVGEAPVLFSDVNLEYNSDVLQSNVENRGYFKARTSADSTRRGKRATAEYTVQPRKQYKIREINFPQDSTELASAIRRTKKGSILKTDQPYNLENIKAERERINDRLKQRGFYYFNPDYILAKVDSTVGKYQVDINLTIKEETPKNATNIYKINDVVVYPNYTLSTDTIRFSASDAITHNDITIIDSAKTFDPRIFDRTLYFKKGDIYNRRDHNLSLNRLVNMGTFKFVKNEFKLADSEEHLLDTYYYLTLLPKKSIRAEILGKTNSANYAGTELNVNWSNRNTFRGAELLTISTSGGLEMQVSGQNKGYNVYRIGGEANLVWPRFIAPFKIHSASGYVPRTKATIGYEYQNRQKLYSLNSFKGSFGYQWKENLRKEHELIVANVNYVSPTNVSELYLNQADSIPGLLKVIEKQLIFGPTYSYTYTNTMEKRKKHTFYYKGGIELAGNVAGLISGSNVKKGDTTTVFGVPFSQFVKVDSDFRHYLKLSNNSQLVSRVMVGAGYAYGNSGELPFIRQFFNGGTNSIRAFRARSIGPGTFDPNKDDSPFLPDQSGDLKLEMNIEYRAKLFSVVHGAVFVDAGNIWLLNKDENKPGAEITKDFMNQLAVGTGVGLRFDLSFLILRTDLAFPLRKPYLAEGDRWVLDKINLGNGSWRRENLVFNLAIGYPF